In Phoenix dactylifera cultivar Barhee BC4 chromosome 11, palm_55x_up_171113_PBpolish2nd_filt_p, whole genome shotgun sequence, the following are encoded in one genomic region:
- the LOC103719063 gene encoding uncharacterized protein LOC103719063 isoform X2 — protein MSLSKLGGSAACSRPSDPLSVPSATSRPLLPPSPAGLPSDLPRVTPEPAGLPQPLPDKLQFDQYSNIMDKSWINKSRSSDEYLNGVQNFIKFAFEKSNMNGNIFCPCQKCVHRFALTPKTVEEHLVWNGFLKGYTTWIFHGESMLPSPCNQPSYRKHTSSFGSSNTKRNSVELHIGKAARASEAVPHTSGSKSYTRRTRRRDEFMEENGREPGKVEFCGMTHTHRDGSFVQKKSKDMATSLIPEHVGESSSSGKTNRVEAQVFTKLIGSERYGRVRGYGVGVTSTQLSAVSRYAQDARQSNSTAEICSLKAAMEEMRQSHQTEMEEMRQSHQTEIQSLRAQLDQIASMLHKFIPSQVADTSNTRRDDDDAAIDP, from the exons ATGTCGTTATCAAAACTCGGTGGGTCCGCCGCGTGCAGCCGTCCGTCGGATCCTCTCTCCGTTCCCTCCGCCACTTCCCGTCCTCTCCTTCCGCCGTCGCCCGCCGGCCTACCATCAGACCTGCCAAGAGTAACGCCGGAGCCCGCCGGTCTGCCGCAGCCCCTTCCAG ATAAGTTGCAATTCGATCAGTATTCTAATataatggacaaaagttggataaataagtcaAGATCCAGCGATGAATATCTGAATGGAGTTcaaaatttcattaaatttgcttttgagaaatctaatatgaacggaaatattttttgtccatgtcaaaaatgtgtaCATCGTTTTGCTCTCACTCCAAAAactgttgaagaacatttggtgtGGAATGGTTTTCTAAAGGGTTATACTACATGGATATTTCATGGAGAGTCCATGTTGCCGTCTCCATGTAATCAACCCTCCTATAGAAAACACACCTCTAGTTTTGGATCTAGTAACACAAAAAGAAATTCCGTAGAGCTGCACATTGGTAAAGCTGCACGAGCATCTGAGGCGGTTCCTCACACatcaggctcgaagagttatacGAGGCGTACGAGGCGTAGAGATGAATTC ATGGAAGAGaatgggagggagcctggtaAGGTAGAGTTCTGCGgaatgactcacacccaccgagatggcagctttgtccaaAAGAAGTCAAAAGATAtg GCTACATCCCTTATTCCAGAGCATGTCGGGGAGTCGTCATCATCCGGTAAGACCAATCGCGTCGAAGCTCAAGTATTCACCAAATTGATAGGCTcagagcgttatggtcgagtgaggggttatggcgttggagttacttccactcagttgtctgcagtgagcAGATATGCTCAAGATGCCAGACAAAGTAATAGCACTGCAGAAATTTGTAGTCTGAAGGCAGCGAtggaggagatgaggcagagccATCAGACAGAGATGGAGGAAATGAGACAGAGCCATCAGACAGAGATACAATCTTTGAGGGCTCAGCTTGACCAGATTGCATCTATGTTGCATAAGTTTATCCCTTCTCAG gttgctgatacttccaatactcgtagagatgatgatgatgccgCCATCGACCCCTGA
- the LOC103719030 gene encoding putative aminoacrylate hydrolase RutD isoform X5, which translates to MAKDALALLDHLGWKKAHVFGHSMGAMIACKLAAIAPERLCSLALLNATGGGFECFPKIDRQMISLTFRFLRAKTPEQRALVDLEAHYTKEYLDEYVGSCTRRKILYQEYVKAISSTGMQSNSGFEGQINACWTHKMTPKELDTIRSSGFLVSVIHGRDDIIAQLNHARRLAEKLHPAARMVELHGGHLVSHERPEEVNQALKELIKASKSKLRPEDWSYLPEEASGWLVLGMPMSPSVKSNEGASGLVAVYHLLGKVQLSFLYFIGVFLMGFQHMRNVLRIMKPVRVAASDS; encoded by the exons ATGGCCAAAGATGCCTTGGCTCTATTGGATCATTTAGGCTGGAAAAAAGCTCATGTCTTTGGTCATTCAATGG GAGCTATGATAGCTTGCAAGTTGGCAGCAATAGCACCAGAGAGGTTATGCTCCTTGGCTTTGCTCAATGCTACTGGTGGTGGATTTGAGTGTTTTCCAAAG ATTGATCGCCAAATGATATCCCTTACATTTCGTTTCTTAAGAGCAAAGACTCCAGAGCAAAGAGCTCTGGTTGACTTAGAAGCACATTACACTAAG GAATATCTAGATGAATATGTTGGATCATGCACACGAAGGAAAATTCTTTATCAG GAATATGTGAAGGCCATATCATCAACAGGTATGCAATCAAACTCCGGTTTTGAAGGCCAAATTAATGCATGCTGGACACACAAGATGACACCAAAGGAACTTGACACAATTCGTTCATCTGGGTTTCTGGTCTCAGTGATTCATGGAAG GGATGATATCATTGCTCAATTAAATCATGCAAGGAGACTTGCAGAGAAGCTGCACCCAGCTGCAAGAATGGTAGAACTTCATGGCGGACATTTAGTGAGCCATGAAAGACCAGAAGAG GTTAATCAAGCTCTTAAGGAACTGATAAAGGCTTCAAAATCTAAGCTCAGACCAGAGGATTGGTCATACTTGCCAGAGGAAGCATCCG GGTGGCTCGTGTTGGGGATGCCAATGTCACCAAGTGTAAAGAGCAATGAAGGAGCAAGTGGACTGGTAGCTGTGTACCACTTATTAGGGAAGGTACAACTTAGCTTCCTTTACTTCATTGGGGTATTTTTGATGGGATTTCAGCACATGAGAAATGTTCTCAGAATTATGAAGCCTGTCAGAGTTGCAGCCTCCGATTCGTAA
- the LOC103719022 gene encoding uncharacterized protein LOC103719022, giving the protein MAAAEARAAWQRAANRCLVQEDAKRAPKLACCPSSSMLQNDSSNGNVTNVQDHSAPNFMPLNWNPVNSNLPSDTKWWLQLQPNFGYQKDYICEQLNFLEDQHDEKSVETTVPTSKFIEESLPGESMDIDLKKSECSLESPWIVSTAFMKHSSESGVEEMKTVTSCLQQPLKRKVDMSDYLYRDEELLDWKPVDRLGSKKQEKVSSDVNTPWAGGNKSEPWWRISDKDELALFVAQKSQQHIENCDLPRPTQTVHISGDPFPCLENLDSNGIFASTSGQKLHADYAQNSSSSGSADDNNWSPNGGYSLHDTAKPYSGNQGYCTTKNDSPESNQIPEGDPSRAQLLEALCHSQTRARKAEMAAQKAYNEKNHIIKLLFRQASHLFACKQWIHMLQLESLCLQLKMKDHQISTLFPVLPWMPLKGTPSSKDRNTRRKGRKQETYNICKYVVVFAFGLGLAGAGLLLGWTMGWLLPTP; this is encoded by the exons ATGGCAGCTGCAGAAGCAAGGGCTGCTTGGCAGCGTGCTGCAAACCGTTGCCTAGTCCAGGAGGATGCAAAGAGAGCTCCAAAGTTAGCCTGCTGCCCATCATCATCTATGCTGCAGAATGATTCAAGCAATGGCAATGTAACAAATGTGCAAGATCATTCTGCCCCCAATTTTATGCCTTTAAACTGGAATCCCGTAAATTCTAATCTTCCATCGGACACAAAATGGTGGCTTCAGCTGCAACCCAACTTTGGTTACCAAAAGGACTACATATGCGAACAACTGAATTTCTTAGAAGATCAACATGATGAGAAGAGTGTAGAAACTACAGTCCCAACATCTAAGTTTATTGAAGAGTCGTTGCCAGGTGAATCAATGGACATTGATCTTAAAAAGAGCGAATGCTCTCTGGAGTCTCCATGGATTGTATCTACAGCTTTTATGAAACACAGTTCTGAATCTGGAGTTGAAGAGATGAAGACGGTAACCAGTTGCCTGCAGCAACCATTAAAGCGTAAAGTAGATATGAGTGATTATCTTTACAGGGATGAGGAGCTGCTGGATTGGAAGCCAGTTGATCGGTTGGGTTCAAAGAAACAAGAGAAGGTTTCTTCAGACGTTAATACACCATGGGCAGGAGGTAACAAGAGTGAGCCCTGGTGGCGGATATCTGACAAAGATGAGTTGGCTTTGTTTGTTGCCCAAAAATCACAGCAGCATATTGAGAACTGTGATCTTCCCAGGCCTACCCAGACAGTGCATATTAGTGGGGATCCATTTCCTTGTCTTGAGAATTTAGACAGCAACGGGATATTTGCATCAACATCAGGTCAAAAGTTGCATGCTGATTATGCACAAAATAGTTCTTCTTCTGGGAGTGCGGATGATAATAATTGGTCTCCTAATGGAGGCTATTCGCTGCACGATACTGCAAAACCGTACAG TGGCAACCAAGGTTATTGTACAACTAAAAATGATTCACCAGAAAGCAACCAGATACCAGAAGGTGACCCAAGCCGGGCTCAGCTGTTGGAAGCACTCTGCCATTCACAAACCCGCGCAAGGAAAGCTGAAATGGCAGCCCAAAAAGCTTATAATGAGAAGAACCACATCATCAAGCTACTGTTTAGACAAGCTTCTCATCTATTTGCATGCAAGCAGTGGATACACATGTTGCAGTTAGAGAGCTTATGTCTCCAGCTTAAGATGAAAGACCATCAGATCTCAACACTCTTCCCTGTCCTGCCATGGATGCCATTGAAGGGGACACCTTCAAGCAAAGATAGGAACACAAGGAGGAAAGGTAGGAAGCAGGAGACGTATAATATCTGCAAGTATGTGGTTGTCTTTGCATTTGGACTGGGTTTGGCTGGTGCAGGTTTGCTCTTGGGATGGACCATGGGCTGGTTGCTACCTACTCCGTAG
- the LOC103719079 gene encoding uncharacterized protein LOC103719079, translating into MGVMEKLKIFVVQEPVVAASCLIAGFGLFLPAVVRPILDSFETAKQVPQPALSDVVAGMTGKKPE; encoded by the exons aTGGGGGTTATGGAGAAGCTGAAGATATTTGTGGTCCAAGAGCCCGTCGTCGCCGCCTCCTGCCTCATCGCCGGATTCG GTCTCTTCCTTCCAGCTGTGGTCAGGCCTATCTTGGATTCCTTCGAGACAGCCAAGCAAGTTCCACAACCTGCTCTAAGCGAT GTGGTTGCTGGTATGACCGGCAAAAAACCGGAGTGA
- the LOC103719030 gene encoding putative aminoacrylate hydrolase RutD isoform X3, producing the protein MRRTRGSRCAALIIVGWGGALCPRRNPNAPFDLWEDTDVLRLMGSRTTIMAKDALALLDHLGWKKAHVFGHSMAGAMIACKLAAIAPERLCSLALLNATGGGFECFPKIDRQMISLTFRFLRAKTPEQRALVDLEAHYTKEYLDEYVGSCTRRKILYQEYVKAISSTGMQSNSGFEGQINACWTHKMTPKELDTIRSSGFLVSVIHGRDDIIAQLNHARRLAEKLHPAARMVELHGGHLVSHERPEEVNQALKELIKASKSKLRPEDWSYLPEEASGWLVLGMPMSPSVKSNEGASGLVAVYHLLGKVQLSFLYFIGVFLMGFQHMRNVLRIMKPVRVAASDS; encoded by the exons ATGAGGAGGACGAGGGGATCGAGGTGTGCTGCTTTGATAATCGTGGGATGGGGCGGAGCTCTGTGCCCACGAAGAAATCCGAATGCAC CATTTGATTTATGGGAAGACACTGATGTGCTGCGTTTGATGGGGTCCAGAACAACTATCATGGCCAAAGATGCCTTGGCTCTATTGGATCATTTAGGCTGGAAAAAAGCTCATGTCTTTGGTCATTCAATGG CAGGAGCTATGATAGCTTGCAAGTTGGCAGCAATAGCACCAGAGAGGTTATGCTCCTTGGCTTTGCTCAATGCTACTGGTGGTGGATTTGAGTGTTTTCCAAAG ATTGATCGCCAAATGATATCCCTTACATTTCGTTTCTTAAGAGCAAAGACTCCAGAGCAAAGAGCTCTGGTTGACTTAGAAGCACATTACACTAAG GAATATCTAGATGAATATGTTGGATCATGCACACGAAGGAAAATTCTTTATCAG GAATATGTGAAGGCCATATCATCAACAGGTATGCAATCAAACTCCGGTTTTGAAGGCCAAATTAATGCATGCTGGACACACAAGATGACACCAAAGGAACTTGACACAATTCGTTCATCTGGGTTTCTGGTCTCAGTGATTCATGGAAG GGATGATATCATTGCTCAATTAAATCATGCAAGGAGACTTGCAGAGAAGCTGCACCCAGCTGCAAGAATGGTAGAACTTCATGGCGGACATTTAGTGAGCCATGAAAGACCAGAAGAG GTTAATCAAGCTCTTAAGGAACTGATAAAGGCTTCAAAATCTAAGCTCAGACCAGAGGATTGGTCATACTTGCCAGAGGAAGCATCCG GGTGGCTCGTGTTGGGGATGCCAATGTCACCAAGTGTAAAGAGCAATGAAGGAGCAAGTGGACTGGTAGCTGTGTACCACTTATTAGGGAAGGTACAACTTAGCTTCCTTTACTTCATTGGGGTATTTTTGATGGGATTTCAGCACATGAGAAATGTTCTCAGAATTATGAAGCCTGTCAGAGTTGCAGCCTCCGATTCGTAA
- the LOC103719030 gene encoding putative aminoacrylate hydrolase RutD isoform X1 gives MPFCEVGKSRGEGNAMRIFYRRHGHGSNKVLLIIGLAATHDSWEPQIKGLTGTVKPNDEEEEEAPAAGGGGTDSPDEEDEGIEVCCFDNRGMGRSSVPTKKSECTTTIMAKDALALLDHLGWKKAHVFGHSMAGAMIACKLAAIAPERLCSLALLNATGGGFECFPKIDRQMISLTFRFLRAKTPEQRALVDLEAHYTKEYLDEYVGSCTRRKILYQEYVKAISSTGMQSNSGFEGQINACWTHKMTPKELDTIRSSGFLVSVIHGRDDIIAQLNHARRLAEKLHPAARMVELHGGHLVSHERPEEVNQALKELIKASKSKLRPEDWSYLPEEASGWLVLGMPMSPSVKSNEGASGLVAVYHLLGKVQLSFLYFIGVFLMGFQHMRNVLRIMKPVRVAASDS, from the exons ATGCCGTTTTGCGAAGTTGGCAAATCGAGAGGAGAAGGGAATGCGATGAGGATTTTTTATAGGAGACACGGCCATGGGAGTAACAAAGTTCTCCTCATTATCG GATTGGCGGCGACGCATGATTCATGGGAGCCGCAGATAAAGGGGTTGACGGGGACGGTGAAGCCCaacgacgaggaggaggaggaggcgccgGCGGCCGGCGGTGGGGGAACGGACAGCCCGGATGAGGAGGACGAGGGGATCGAGGTGTGCTGCTTTGATAATCGTGGGATGGGGCGGAGCTCTGTGCCCACGAAGAAATCCGAATGCAC AACAACTATCATGGCCAAAGATGCCTTGGCTCTATTGGATCATTTAGGCTGGAAAAAAGCTCATGTCTTTGGTCATTCAATGG CAGGAGCTATGATAGCTTGCAAGTTGGCAGCAATAGCACCAGAGAGGTTATGCTCCTTGGCTTTGCTCAATGCTACTGGTGGTGGATTTGAGTGTTTTCCAAAG ATTGATCGCCAAATGATATCCCTTACATTTCGTTTCTTAAGAGCAAAGACTCCAGAGCAAAGAGCTCTGGTTGACTTAGAAGCACATTACACTAAG GAATATCTAGATGAATATGTTGGATCATGCACACGAAGGAAAATTCTTTATCAG GAATATGTGAAGGCCATATCATCAACAGGTATGCAATCAAACTCCGGTTTTGAAGGCCAAATTAATGCATGCTGGACACACAAGATGACACCAAAGGAACTTGACACAATTCGTTCATCTGGGTTTCTGGTCTCAGTGATTCATGGAAG GGATGATATCATTGCTCAATTAAATCATGCAAGGAGACTTGCAGAGAAGCTGCACCCAGCTGCAAGAATGGTAGAACTTCATGGCGGACATTTAGTGAGCCATGAAAGACCAGAAGAG GTTAATCAAGCTCTTAAGGAACTGATAAAGGCTTCAAAATCTAAGCTCAGACCAGAGGATTGGTCATACTTGCCAGAGGAAGCATCCG GGTGGCTCGTGTTGGGGATGCCAATGTCACCAAGTGTAAAGAGCAATGAAGGAGCAAGTGGACTGGTAGCTGTGTACCACTTATTAGGGAAGGTACAACTTAGCTTCCTTTACTTCATTGGGGTATTTTTGATGGGATTTCAGCACATGAGAAATGTTCTCAGAATTATGAAGCCTGTCAGAGTTGCAGCCTCCGATTCGTAA
- the LOC103719030 gene encoding putative aminoacrylate hydrolase RutD isoform X4: MRRTRGSRCAALIIVGWGGALCPRRNPNAPFDLWEDTDVLRLMGSRTTIMAKDALALLDHLGWKKAHVFGHSMGAMIACKLAAIAPERLCSLALLNATGGGFECFPKIDRQMISLTFRFLRAKTPEQRALVDLEAHYTKEYLDEYVGSCTRRKILYQEYVKAISSTGMQSNSGFEGQINACWTHKMTPKELDTIRSSGFLVSVIHGRDDIIAQLNHARRLAEKLHPAARMVELHGGHLVSHERPEEVNQALKELIKASKSKLRPEDWSYLPEEASGWLVLGMPMSPSVKSNEGASGLVAVYHLLGKVQLSFLYFIGVFLMGFQHMRNVLRIMKPVRVAASDS, translated from the exons ATGAGGAGGACGAGGGGATCGAGGTGTGCTGCTTTGATAATCGTGGGATGGGGCGGAGCTCTGTGCCCACGAAGAAATCCGAATGCAC CATTTGATTTATGGGAAGACACTGATGTGCTGCGTTTGATGGGGTCCAGAACAACTATCATGGCCAAAGATGCCTTGGCTCTATTGGATCATTTAGGCTGGAAAAAAGCTCATGTCTTTGGTCATTCAATGG GAGCTATGATAGCTTGCAAGTTGGCAGCAATAGCACCAGAGAGGTTATGCTCCTTGGCTTTGCTCAATGCTACTGGTGGTGGATTTGAGTGTTTTCCAAAG ATTGATCGCCAAATGATATCCCTTACATTTCGTTTCTTAAGAGCAAAGACTCCAGAGCAAAGAGCTCTGGTTGACTTAGAAGCACATTACACTAAG GAATATCTAGATGAATATGTTGGATCATGCACACGAAGGAAAATTCTTTATCAG GAATATGTGAAGGCCATATCATCAACAGGTATGCAATCAAACTCCGGTTTTGAAGGCCAAATTAATGCATGCTGGACACACAAGATGACACCAAAGGAACTTGACACAATTCGTTCATCTGGGTTTCTGGTCTCAGTGATTCATGGAAG GGATGATATCATTGCTCAATTAAATCATGCAAGGAGACTTGCAGAGAAGCTGCACCCAGCTGCAAGAATGGTAGAACTTCATGGCGGACATTTAGTGAGCCATGAAAGACCAGAAGAG GTTAATCAAGCTCTTAAGGAACTGATAAAGGCTTCAAAATCTAAGCTCAGACCAGAGGATTGGTCATACTTGCCAGAGGAAGCATCCG GGTGGCTCGTGTTGGGGATGCCAATGTCACCAAGTGTAAAGAGCAATGAAGGAGCAAGTGGACTGGTAGCTGTGTACCACTTATTAGGGAAGGTACAACTTAGCTTCCTTTACTTCATTGGGGTATTTTTGATGGGATTTCAGCACATGAGAAATGTTCTCAGAATTATGAAGCCTGTCAGAGTTGCAGCCTCCGATTCGTAA
- the LOC103719030 gene encoding putative aminoacrylate hydrolase RutD isoform X2, whose product MPFCEVGKSRGEGNAMRIFYRRHGHGSNKVLLIIGLAATHDSWEPQIKGLTGTVKPNDEEEEEAPAAGGGGTDSPDEEDEGIEVCCFDNRGMGRSSVPTKKSECTTTIMAKDALALLDHLGWKKAHVFGHSMGAMIACKLAAIAPERLCSLALLNATGGGFECFPKIDRQMISLTFRFLRAKTPEQRALVDLEAHYTKEYLDEYVGSCTRRKILYQEYVKAISSTGMQSNSGFEGQINACWTHKMTPKELDTIRSSGFLVSVIHGRDDIIAQLNHARRLAEKLHPAARMVELHGGHLVSHERPEEVNQALKELIKASKSKLRPEDWSYLPEEASGWLVLGMPMSPSVKSNEGASGLVAVYHLLGKVQLSFLYFIGVFLMGFQHMRNVLRIMKPVRVAASDS is encoded by the exons ATGCCGTTTTGCGAAGTTGGCAAATCGAGAGGAGAAGGGAATGCGATGAGGATTTTTTATAGGAGACACGGCCATGGGAGTAACAAAGTTCTCCTCATTATCG GATTGGCGGCGACGCATGATTCATGGGAGCCGCAGATAAAGGGGTTGACGGGGACGGTGAAGCCCaacgacgaggaggaggaggaggcgccgGCGGCCGGCGGTGGGGGAACGGACAGCCCGGATGAGGAGGACGAGGGGATCGAGGTGTGCTGCTTTGATAATCGTGGGATGGGGCGGAGCTCTGTGCCCACGAAGAAATCCGAATGCAC AACAACTATCATGGCCAAAGATGCCTTGGCTCTATTGGATCATTTAGGCTGGAAAAAAGCTCATGTCTTTGGTCATTCAATGG GAGCTATGATAGCTTGCAAGTTGGCAGCAATAGCACCAGAGAGGTTATGCTCCTTGGCTTTGCTCAATGCTACTGGTGGTGGATTTGAGTGTTTTCCAAAG ATTGATCGCCAAATGATATCCCTTACATTTCGTTTCTTAAGAGCAAAGACTCCAGAGCAAAGAGCTCTGGTTGACTTAGAAGCACATTACACTAAG GAATATCTAGATGAATATGTTGGATCATGCACACGAAGGAAAATTCTTTATCAG GAATATGTGAAGGCCATATCATCAACAGGTATGCAATCAAACTCCGGTTTTGAAGGCCAAATTAATGCATGCTGGACACACAAGATGACACCAAAGGAACTTGACACAATTCGTTCATCTGGGTTTCTGGTCTCAGTGATTCATGGAAG GGATGATATCATTGCTCAATTAAATCATGCAAGGAGACTTGCAGAGAAGCTGCACCCAGCTGCAAGAATGGTAGAACTTCATGGCGGACATTTAGTGAGCCATGAAAGACCAGAAGAG GTTAATCAAGCTCTTAAGGAACTGATAAAGGCTTCAAAATCTAAGCTCAGACCAGAGGATTGGTCATACTTGCCAGAGGAAGCATCCG GGTGGCTCGTGTTGGGGATGCCAATGTCACCAAGTGTAAAGAGCAATGAAGGAGCAAGTGGACTGGTAGCTGTGTACCACTTATTAGGGAAGGTACAACTTAGCTTCCTTTACTTCATTGGGGTATTTTTGATGGGATTTCAGCACATGAGAAATGTTCTCAGAATTATGAAGCCTGTCAGAGTTGCAGCCTCCGATTCGTAA
- the LOC103719063 gene encoding uncharacterized protein LOC103719063 isoform X1 gives MSLSKLGGSAACSRPSDPLSVPSATSRPLLPPSPAGLPSDLPRVTPEPAGLPQPLPDKLQFDQYSNIMDKSWINKSRSSDEYLNGVQNFIKFAFEKSNMNGNIFCPCQKCVHRFALTPKTVEEHLVWNGFLKGYTTWIFHGESMLPSPCNQPSYRKHTSSFGSSNTKRNSVELHIGKAARASEAVPHTSGSKSYTRRTRRRDEFMEENGREPGKVEFCGMTHTHRDGSFVQKKSKDMVATSLIPEHVGESSSSGKTNRVEAQVFTKLIGSERYGRVRGYGVGVTSTQLSAVSRYAQDARQSNSTAEICSLKAAMEEMRQSHQTEMEEMRQSHQTEIQSLRAQLDQIASMLHKFIPSQVADTSNTRRDDDDAAIDP, from the exons ATGTCGTTATCAAAACTCGGTGGGTCCGCCGCGTGCAGCCGTCCGTCGGATCCTCTCTCCGTTCCCTCCGCCACTTCCCGTCCTCTCCTTCCGCCGTCGCCCGCCGGCCTACCATCAGACCTGCCAAGAGTAACGCCGGAGCCCGCCGGTCTGCCGCAGCCCCTTCCAG ATAAGTTGCAATTCGATCAGTATTCTAATataatggacaaaagttggataaataagtcaAGATCCAGCGATGAATATCTGAATGGAGTTcaaaatttcattaaatttgcttttgagaaatctaatatgaacggaaatattttttgtccatgtcaaaaatgtgtaCATCGTTTTGCTCTCACTCCAAAAactgttgaagaacatttggtgtGGAATGGTTTTCTAAAGGGTTATACTACATGGATATTTCATGGAGAGTCCATGTTGCCGTCTCCATGTAATCAACCCTCCTATAGAAAACACACCTCTAGTTTTGGATCTAGTAACACAAAAAGAAATTCCGTAGAGCTGCACATTGGTAAAGCTGCACGAGCATCTGAGGCGGTTCCTCACACatcaggctcgaagagttatacGAGGCGTACGAGGCGTAGAGATGAATTC ATGGAAGAGaatgggagggagcctggtaAGGTAGAGTTCTGCGgaatgactcacacccaccgagatggcagctttgtccaaAAGAAGTCAAAAGATAtggtt GCTACATCCCTTATTCCAGAGCATGTCGGGGAGTCGTCATCATCCGGTAAGACCAATCGCGTCGAAGCTCAAGTATTCACCAAATTGATAGGCTcagagcgttatggtcgagtgaggggttatggcgttggagttacttccactcagttgtctgcagtgagcAGATATGCTCAAGATGCCAGACAAAGTAATAGCACTGCAGAAATTTGTAGTCTGAAGGCAGCGAtggaggagatgaggcagagccATCAGACAGAGATGGAGGAAATGAGACAGAGCCATCAGACAGAGATACAATCTTTGAGGGCTCAGCTTGACCAGATTGCATCTATGTTGCATAAGTTTATCCCTTCTCAG gttgctgatacttccaatactcgtagagatgatgatgatgccgCCATCGACCCCTGA
- the LOC108511736 gene encoding protein RKD4, whose amino-acid sequence MDSDHLNSLMIIDEKDSFWALLGDPLLHVPPLQRWSETDALVPFPESLDQIDDLHGSEPLSDKSAALVPYKCHSPPPLNELAMDDINLDSFTGDTNLTPYCGDVISDIAPLNVLTSSHDVYNGKTNYNFPFEVSKVDQVEERSIERRTNGRPRSADIGFDEIKNYFCMPISRAAKEMNVGVTVLKKRCRELGIPRWPHRKMKSLMTLMHNVEELGNGASEESMRRELERLEEHRRLMEENPEIELSERIKKLRQACFKANYKRQKALRKPCFDLCNIYYS is encoded by the exons ATGGACTCTGACCATCTCAACAGTCTCATGATAATAGACGAAAAGGACTCGTTCTGGGCTCTCTTAGGAGACCCACTTCTCCATGTCCCACCACTACAAAGGTGGAG TGAGACGGACGCTCTGGTGCCATTTCCTGAGAGCCTGGACCAAATCGACGACCTTCATGGTTCGGAACCATTGTCGGATAAATCAGCTGCTCTGGTTCCATATAAATGCCATTCTCCACCTCCTCTCAATGAATTGGCCATGGACGACATCAACCTTGATTCTTTTACGGGGGACACCAACTTGACACCCTACTGCGGAGATGTTATCAGTGATATCGCACCACTGAACGTACTCACCAGTTCCCATGATGTTTACAATGGCAAAACTAATTACAACTTTCCATTTGAAGTTTCCAAAGTAGATCAGGTTGAAGAGAGAAGCATTGAGAGGAGAACGAATGGGAGGCCGAGGTCGGCTGATATCGGCTTCGACGAGATTAAGAACTATTTCTGCATGCCAATAAGCCGAGCAGCGAAGGAGATGAACGTGGGGGTGACGGTCCTGAAGAAGAGATgcagggagctcggcatccctAGGTGGCCTCACAGGAAGATGAAAAGCCTGATGACTCTCATGCATAACGTTGAG GAGTTGGGAAACGGTGCAAGTGAGGAGAGCATGAGGAGGGAGCTGGAGAGGTTGGAGGAGCACAGGAGGCTGATGGAAGAGAATCCAGAGATCGAATTGTCGGAAAGAATAAAGAAACTAAGGCAAGCTTGCTTCAAGGCTAATTACAAGAGGCAGAAGGCTTTGCGAAAACCCTGCTTCGACCTCTGTAACATATATTATTCTTAA
- the LOC103719055 gene encoding uncharacterized protein LOC103719055, with protein MDAVVSDAGNVDLRSQAPSGWDFSCDFEVDYGSKEHATIVYAALAVDKELQPDKVKRQVSISDGKLQVHFEAVEARFLRASYSAFVDLMILATKIIEEFGQNNKNSEQI; from the exons ATGGATGCTGTGGTCTCCGATGCTGGCAATGTTGATTTGAGATCTCAGGCTCCTTCTGGGTGGGATTTCAGCTG TGATTTTGAAGTGGATTATGGATCAAAGGAGCATGCAACAATTGTCTATGCTGCATTAGCAGTTGATAAGGAG TTGCAGCCAGACAAGGTTAAGAGGCAGGTGTCCATTTCCGATGGCAAGCTTCAAGT GCACTTTGAGGCAGTGGAGGCTAGATTTCTGCGTGCATCATATAGTGCATTTGTGGATCTTATGATTCTTGCCACAAAAATCATTGAAGAATTTGGTCAGAACAACAAAAATTCTGAACAAATATGA